In the Leptospira sp. WS4.C2 genome, one interval contains:
- a CDS encoding DUF2079 domain-containing protein, translated as MKRIWYHLPSFVLWMVVFYFLSERSIFRYQHMGAGVDVGLFENLFYNLIHNANAVTSIGIDGNSHHYFSDHINWYIYPLSMLYGVFPFIETLLIFQAFVLSIPILILPLYKKETFYKWIYPFLYSLFLPIYWIQIFDFHPEVIWIPLFFLFYYFWKQQSPFWILFFIFSLFAKEECALVWLVFSLVEGKSRTKESLWIGGLSIVYFFFCIFLLSELRDPMIASPVPAHWERYKDPITALQNLHLFPYLILFLNLPFLLIQFKNKLIFCLVPYLLYSLLSSYEVNKTPFTHHSFIAIPIIVISFLEVIDQFSHKSKLLFGGTSLLVSTVFFFWFGPLSKSYSYKKEYMIPVSSTKDITILRTLFEGKSIVSNVPQYLSNRSKVQLFLPNNEYSADYFVFYQFQNRLPIDNIPNGYTWEREIENHIQIYKHKEK; from the coding sequence ATGAAACGTATCTGGTATCACTTACCATCCTTCGTTTTGTGGATGGTTGTGTTTTATTTTTTATCAGAAAGGTCTATCTTTCGTTACCAACATATGGGTGCTGGAGTGGATGTTGGTCTCTTTGAAAATCTTTTTTATAATTTAATCCATAATGCAAATGCAGTCACTTCCATTGGGATTGATGGCAATTCACACCATTACTTTAGTGATCATATCAATTGGTACATCTACCCCTTATCCATGTTATATGGCGTATTTCCCTTTATTGAAACCTTACTAATCTTTCAAGCTTTTGTTTTGAGTATTCCTATCCTTATCTTACCCCTTTACAAAAAGGAAACTTTTTACAAATGGATTTATCCTTTTTTATATTCTCTTTTTTTACCGATCTATTGGATTCAAATCTTTGATTTCCATCCCGAAGTCATTTGGATTCCTTTGTTTTTTCTGTTTTATTACTTTTGGAAACAACAATCTCCCTTTTGGATCCTCTTTTTTATTTTCAGTTTGTTTGCCAAAGAAGAATGTGCTTTGGTTTGGCTTGTTTTTTCTTTGGTTGAAGGAAAATCTAGAACGAAAGAAAGTCTTTGGATCGGAGGCCTTTCCATTGTTTACTTTTTCTTTTGTATTTTTTTACTTAGTGAACTGAGAGATCCGATGATTGCGAGTCCAGTACCTGCACACTGGGAACGGTATAAAGATCCTATCACCGCTTTACAAAACCTACATTTGTTTCCTTATCTTATTTTATTTCTAAACTTACCATTCTTATTGATCCAATTTAAGAATAAATTAATATTCTGTTTAGTACCTTATTTGTTATATTCTCTTCTTTCTTCTTATGAAGTGAACAAAACGCCATTTACCCACCATAGCTTTATTGCGATTCCCATCATTGTAATAAGTTTCCTTGAGGTTATTGATCAGTTTTCGCATAAATCCAAACTTCTTTTTGGTGGAACTAGTTTGCTTGTATCAACAGTTTTTTTCTTTTGGTTTGGTCCTTTATCCAAATCTTACTCTTACAAAAAAGAATATATGATTCCTGTTAGTTCTACTAAGGATATAACAATACTTCGCACTTTGTTTGAGGGAAAATCAATAGTTTCAAATGTACCTCAGTACCTTTCTAATCGAAGCAAAGTTCAGTTGTTTTTACCAAATAACGAATATTCCGCAGATTATTTTGTTTTCTATCAATTTCAAAACCGACTTCCAATTGATAATATTCCTAACGGATATACTTGGGAAAGAGAGATCGAAAACCATATCCAAATCTACAAACATAAAGAAAAATGA
- a CDS encoding NAD(P)/FAD-dependent oxidoreductase: MKLELNVRVTPEIASNPDHLLHFISKQNKIPKTSIKHIECTSRSIDARQRIVVFQLRLDVYVNEDFIPLEYTIPSFPNVGLEEPVLIIGAGPAGLFAALRVLELGKKPIILERGKNVKDRIEDLRGINVHHIVNEDSNYCFGEGGAGTYSDGKLYTRSKKRGNIRKVLEYLVTFGATKQILVDAHPHIGTNKLPRIIQNIRECILSSGGEILFQTRITDLILSGNSIIGVKSLTGDKWMAKNVIIATGHSGREMFELLYEKGIEIQTKPLAIGVRVEHPQSLIDSIQYHCDVKNPLLPASEYSLVKQINGRGVYSFCMCPGGVIAPCATKPGEVVTNGWSSAERSRPTANSGIVVELRFDDFKPFESFGVFSALKYQSTIEQKAFQMNGGTQKAPAQRMVDFTKDRISTDLPKTSYTPGLVSVSLSDLLPPLISDSLKRGFQEFESSMKGYFTNEAIIHAPETRTSSPVQVPRDPETLEHIRIKGLFPCGEGAGYAGGIVSAAIDGMKCAEAALTGSFTK, from the coding sequence GTGAAACTAGAATTAAATGTCAGAGTGACTCCAGAGATTGCATCCAACCCAGACCATCTCTTACATTTTATTTCTAAACAAAATAAAATTCCCAAAACATCCATCAAACATATTGAATGCACTTCACGTTCCATTGACGCAAGGCAAAGAATTGTTGTTTTCCAATTGCGATTGGATGTTTATGTAAACGAAGATTTTATTCCTTTAGAATATACAATCCCCAGTTTTCCCAATGTAGGTTTAGAGGAACCGGTGCTTATCATTGGAGCAGGTCCAGCAGGATTATTTGCCGCCTTACGGGTATTAGAATTAGGAAAAAAGCCGATCATCCTCGAACGAGGAAAAAATGTAAAGGACCGTATCGAAGACCTTCGAGGGATCAATGTCCATCATATCGTAAACGAAGATTCGAATTATTGTTTTGGAGAAGGTGGAGCCGGTACATATTCTGATGGAAAACTTTATACTAGATCCAAAAAAAGAGGAAATATCCGTAAGGTATTGGAATATCTGGTCACATTTGGAGCCACCAAACAGATACTAGTTGATGCTCATCCTCATATAGGGACAAACAAACTTCCACGGATCATTCAAAATATTAGAGAATGTATTCTTTCTTCTGGTGGAGAGATCCTTTTCCAAACACGGATCACTGATTTAATTCTATCCGGTAATTCCATCATAGGAGTGAAATCTCTCACAGGGGATAAATGGATGGCAAAAAATGTCATCATTGCTACAGGTCACTCTGGCAGGGAGATGTTTGAACTTCTCTACGAAAAAGGAATAGAAATCCAAACCAAACCCCTTGCCATCGGAGTTCGAGTGGAACATCCACAAAGTTTGATTGATTCCATCCAGTACCATTGTGATGTCAAAAATCCATTATTACCTGCCTCGGAATATTCATTGGTGAAACAAATCAATGGTCGAGGTGTGTATAGTTTTTGTATGTGTCCTGGTGGAGTGATTGCACCTTGCGCCACCAAACCAGGAGAAGTTGTCACCAATGGTTGGTCGAGTGCAGAACGATCTCGTCCAACAGCAAACTCCGGCATTGTCGTAGAACTCCGATTTGACGATTTTAAACCATTTGAATCCTTCGGTGTCTTTTCTGCTCTTAAATACCAATCGACAATTGAACAGAAAGCCTTCCAAATGAATGGTGGAACACAAAAAGCTCCGGCGCAACGAATGGTTGATTTCACAAAGGATAGAATCTCCACTGATCTACCAAAAACTTCGTATACACCAGGTCTTGTCTCTGTATCGCTTTCTGATTTACTTCCTCCACTCATCTCTGACTCACTAAAAAGAGGATTCCAAGAATTTGAGTCCTCCATGAAAGGATACTTCACCAACGAAGCCATCATCCATGCACCGGAAACACGGACTTCATCTCCCGTCCAAGTTCCGAGAGATCCAGAAACTTTGGAACATATACGAATCAAAGGATTGTTTCCTTGTGGGGAAGGAGCAGGTTATGCGGGAGGGATTGTCTCTGCAGCCATTGATGGAATGAAATGTGCAGAAGCGGCACTCACTGGTAGTTTTACAAAGTAA
- the chrA gene encoding chromate efflux transporter — protein sequence MNLYWDLFKTFLILGCTSFGGPIAHLGYFQHEFVENKKWITSSAYADLVALSQFLPGPASSQVGIAIGQIRGGIPGGILAWFGFTLPSAVLLILFGLGVGLYPEFWNQGVLHGFKIAAAVVVSHAVWSMGVKLCPDKERISLALLALVLSVAIGGTFGQLLPILLGGVFGFFFLKKEAGLPHSPSGFKISHLYSYTLLTIFFLILLFLPFLSNFLQNQSLRIFDSFFRVGSLVFGGGHVVLPLLKEEVVTTGLVSNQMFMVGYGAAQAIPGPLFTFTAYLGTVSQITPNGIWGGIFCLFSAFLPAYLLIIGVLPVWERFRKETWLKQSIAGINSVVVGLLIAALYSPVWTEAIFNRFDFVVFALGFVLLMFWKLPSWIIVGLCALFGFCLNF from the coding sequence GTGAATCTATACTGGGACCTATTCAAAACTTTTTTGATTTTGGGATGTACTTCTTTTGGAGGCCCAATTGCCCATTTGGGTTATTTTCAACATGAGTTTGTAGAGAATAAAAAATGGATCACTTCTTCCGCCTATGCAGACTTAGTTGCTCTTTCTCAGTTTTTACCCGGCCCTGCCAGTAGCCAAGTGGGAATCGCCATTGGACAAATTCGTGGTGGAATCCCAGGTGGGATCCTTGCTTGGTTTGGTTTCACTCTTCCCTCCGCTGTCCTTTTGATTCTTTTTGGGCTTGGAGTTGGTTTGTATCCCGAATTTTGGAACCAAGGTGTTTTACATGGATTCAAAATTGCTGCTGCGGTGGTGGTCTCTCATGCAGTTTGGTCTATGGGTGTAAAACTTTGTCCTGATAAAGAAAGGATTAGTTTGGCATTACTCGCATTGGTTTTATCTGTAGCCATTGGTGGTACATTCGGCCAGCTTCTTCCTATTTTGTTAGGTGGAGTTTTTGGTTTTTTCTTTTTAAAAAAAGAAGCAGGTCTTCCCCACTCTCCTTCTGGATTTAAAATTTCTCATCTCTACTCTTATACACTGCTTACCATTTTTTTTCTAATCTTACTTTTCCTTCCCTTTCTCTCGAACTTTTTACAAAATCAGTCCTTAAGAATCTTTGATAGTTTTTTTCGTGTAGGTTCTTTAGTGTTTGGTGGAGGACATGTTGTACTTCCTTTACTCAAAGAAGAAGTAGTCACAACTGGTTTGGTATCGAACCAAATGTTTATGGTGGGTTATGGTGCCGCCCAAGCCATTCCCGGCCCCCTCTTTACCTTCACTGCTTATCTTGGAACGGTATCTCAAATAACACCGAATGGGATCTGGGGTGGGATCTTTTGTTTGTTTTCCGCTTTTTTACCAGCATACTTACTCATCATCGGTGTCCTTCCTGTTTGGGAAAGGTTTCGAAAGGAAACTTGGTTAAAACAATCCATTGCAGGAATCAATTCAGTGGTTGTTGGTTTACTCATTGCGGCATTATATTCTCCTGTTTGGACAGAAGCCATCTTCAATCGATTTGATTTTGTTGTATTTGCACTCGGGTTTGTTTTACTTATGTTCTGGAAACTCCCCTCTTGGATCATTGTAGGTCTTTGTGCCTTGTTTGGTTTTTGTTTGAATTTCTAA
- a CDS encoding FMN-binding negative transcriptional regulator, whose translation MYIPEHFKMETEFIYQCIEENSFSILVSENNGEMIATHLPLLLSDDKQSLIGHFAKPNPQKNSFGKEVLCIFSGPHCYISPAWYETDRSVPTWNFIAVHAKGILNIVEDPEKIHKSLQALVKKFESKDSKYKMDQVDTQYIEGLKKGIVPFEIKITHIEGKQKLSQNHSEERRNLVIKELELLPGENERAIAKLMKDNLN comes from the coding sequence GTGTATATTCCCGAGCATTTTAAAATGGAAACTGAGTTCATTTACCAATGTATTGAAGAGAATTCCTTTTCTATTTTGGTTTCTGAAAATAATGGAGAGATGATAGCGACTCATTTGCCCTTACTTCTTTCCGATGACAAACAATCGTTAATTGGTCACTTTGCAAAACCAAATCCACAAAAAAATAGTTTCGGGAAAGAAGTGCTTTGTATCTTTTCTGGACCTCATTGTTATATTTCGCCGGCTTGGTATGAAACTGATCGGTCCGTTCCCACTTGGAATTTTATAGCAGTACACGCGAAAGGAATTCTAAACATTGTGGAAGACCCAGAGAAAATTCATAAGAGTTTACAGGCACTTGTCAAAAAATTTGAGTCCAAAGATTCAAAATACAAAATGGATCAGGTAGACACTCAATACATTGAAGGATTAAAAAAAGGAATTGTTCCCTTTGAAATCAAAATCACTCATATAGAAGGAAAACAGAAACTAAGCCAAAACCATTCCGAGGAACGCAGAAATTTAGTCATCAAGGAATTGGAATTATTACCTGGCGAAAATGAAAGAGCCATTGCCAAATTAATGAAAGACAATCTAAACTAG
- a CDS encoding N-acetyltransferase family protein, with amino-acid sequence MKIRQANYKDVSKLSEIFDEYRQFYGQNSDIAGAMRFLKDRMEHGQSVIFLAEDSKSGDIAGFTQLYPVFSSISMQRSYLLNDLFVKKEFRKQGLAKQLIAEAKFFTKANSGKGLELSTSTHNKEARALYAKEAFVEEMEFLTYFWKSV; translated from the coding sequence ATGAAAATTAGACAAGCTAACTATAAAGACGTTTCCAAACTCTCCGAAATTTTCGATGAATACAGACAATTTTACGGACAAAATTCAGACATAGCAGGCGCTATGCGATTTCTTAAAGACAGAATGGAACATGGACAGTCCGTTATTTTTTTGGCAGAAGACTCAAAATCAGGAGACATTGCCGGATTCACACAACTTTACCCAGTGTTTTCTTCTATATCCATGCAAAGATCTTACCTCTTAAATGACCTTTTTGTAAAAAAAGAATTCCGCAAACAAGGACTCGCCAAACAATTAATAGCCGAAGCCAAATTTTTTACCAAAGCCAATTCTGGCAAAGGTTTGGAACTCTCCACTTCCACACATAATAAAGAAGCTCGTGCTTTGTATGCAAAAGAAGCTTTCGTAGAAGAAATGGAATTTTTGACTTATTTTTGGAAGTCTGTTTAA
- a CDS encoding DinB family protein, whose protein sequence is MKDFFLRNNAYHIWATKLLYESLRNISEENYKKDVGLFFKSIHGTLNHLLLVEKVWYSRLVGEVYVPASLAEEIEPDRQTLEIRMIQTLELWDTWLQGLDHSIWPTLFRYKTMRGFEAELIFSDVVQHNFNHRTHHRGQITAAITQLGGISPEIDFVYYLQTVGK, encoded by the coding sequence ATGAAAGATTTTTTCTTACGAAACAATGCTTATCATATTTGGGCCACAAAACTTTTATATGAATCACTCAGAAATATTTCTGAGGAAAATTACAAAAAGGATGTGGGTTTATTTTTTAAATCAATCCATGGAACGCTGAATCATTTGTTACTGGTGGAGAAAGTTTGGTATTCAAGGCTTGTGGGCGAAGTCTATGTGCCGGCTTCTCTCGCAGAAGAAATTGAACCTGATCGCCAAACATTAGAAATACGAATGATCCAAACCTTGGAATTGTGGGACACTTGGCTACAAGGTCTCGATCATTCGATTTGGCCCACTCTCTTTCGTTATAAAACCATGCGCGGGTTTGAAGCAGAGCTGATTTTCAGTGATGTGGTCCAACATAACTTTAACCACCGCACCCACCATAGAGGACAAATCACTGCCGCCATAACACAATTAGGTGGCATTTCTCCCGAAATTGATTTTGTATATTACCTTCAAACAGTAGGAAAATAA
- a CDS encoding phytanoyl-CoA dioxygenase family protein has product MNEVILSNVNAKSQLETLGYYLFPNYIPMGKIELLKEILVRSHLEWLQEFQNPKNVNSAYLTSTKYTKNKEDRNTLFQFIGSDLLLDVCSLVFKDPIFFLNTQIFYNPMDSNKLPYWHRDIQYLGIPEEEQKKRIHKDYVWHFRIPLEEDPGLWFVPGSHIRWDTEKERQVRLELEERKNHEDMETQILVPHKPGDLLVFSAHLIHKGNYSSNRFSFDILYTNFPEKKQTQEKWNHFPDEGYQSKDPKKNTLFRLV; this is encoded by the coding sequence ATGAATGAGGTGATTCTTTCAAATGTTAATGCGAAATCACAATTAGAAACATTGGGTTACTATTTGTTTCCAAACTACATCCCAATGGGTAAAATCGAATTGTTAAAAGAAATTCTTGTCCGATCTCATTTGGAATGGTTACAGGAATTTCAAAATCCTAAGAATGTCAATAGTGCTTACCTTACATCCACAAAGTATACAAAAAACAAAGAAGATAGGAATACATTGTTTCAATTCATTGGATCCGATTTGTTACTCGATGTTTGTAGTTTGGTTTTCAAAGATCCTATATTCTTTCTCAATACGCAGATTTTTTATAATCCTATGGATTCAAACAAACTCCCCTATTGGCATAGGGACATCCAATACCTTGGCATTCCAGAAGAGGAACAAAAAAAACGCATTCATAAAGACTATGTTTGGCATTTTCGTATTCCCTTAGAAGAAGATCCTGGGCTTTGGTTTGTACCTGGTTCGCACATTCGTTGGGATACAGAGAAAGAAAGGCAAGTGCGTTTGGAGTTGGAAGAAAGGAAAAATCACGAAGACATGGAAACCCAAATCCTTGTCCCACACAAACCAGGAGATCTTTTGGTGTTTTCTGCTCATCTGATTCACAAAGGGAATTATAGTTCGAACCGTTTTTCCTTTGACATCCTATACACAAACTTTCCAGAAAAAAAACAAACCCAAGAAAAATGGAATCACTTTCCAGACGAAGGCTACCAATCGAAAGATCCTAAAAAGAATACCCTCTTCCGATTAGTTTAG
- a CDS encoding GNAT family N-acetyltransferase, whose amino-acid sequence MTNTHLTIRNAKSSDLNSIVPLIYSSGPKAWTFVFQEGKKTAFDFLNSSYVRRGNTVSYTNHFVAEIEGRVVGSILSYSQPSFLALTLGTALRILSVYDFRAPKVMARGLKTETIIQPPKSGCLYLGHIAVLETERNKGIAKKLIEYMISKETKYKTASLDVSAENEPAIALYQKLGFQIKETRHPLGWEGTIPSHHYMEKQI is encoded by the coding sequence ATGACCAACACCCACCTAACCATTCGTAATGCAAAATCATCTGATCTTAATTCCATAGTCCCTCTCATCTATTCTTCAGGGCCCAAAGCCTGGACTTTTGTGTTCCAAGAAGGAAAAAAAACTGCCTTTGATTTTTTGAATTCATCATATGTTCGTCGGGGAAATACGGTTTCGTATACCAATCATTTTGTGGCAGAGATTGAGGGTCGGGTCGTTGGTTCTATCCTTTCGTACTCGCAACCCAGTTTTTTAGCACTCACGTTAGGAACTGCTCTTCGCATCTTATCTGTCTACGACTTTCGTGCTCCGAAAGTGATGGCACGAGGTCTCAAAACAGAAACCATCATCCAACCACCAAAATCAGGATGTTTGTATTTAGGTCATATTGCCGTCCTAGAAACAGAAAGAAACAAAGGGATCGCAAAAAAGCTCATTGAGTATATGATCTCCAAAGAAACAAAATATAAAACCGCTTCTTTGGATGTATCGGCAGAAAATGAACCTGCCATAGCCTTATATCAAAAGTTAGGTTTTCAAATCAAAGAAACCAGACATCCTTTGGGTTGGGAGGGGACCATTCCTTCTCACCACTATATGGAAAAACAAATATAG
- a CDS encoding copper chaperone PCu(A)C, whose protein sequence is MNNMKLKIITILLILTTPLFSKEVKLENAYIKYTTSRTSLVYLTLNNTSDTEKTLIEAKSNIADRVELFTMKPTESGMKMIPVSEITIPKKSSVPLTPKGYHIMLFGIKSPLNLKESIPFRFLFSDGSEVQINIPVESNPPNKDIHSNTSGNSSKKEEPSPLNGSSETDMSTYDPNDSPNEDHSNHDHSGHTGHEQHNRADALAPAGVMNPHIHEKGKWMIDYRYMGMKMWGLQSGTSGLSDLGTLYFPFTDPTVQMPTGSLITSSPLGTTIPVISPNKYNYMSVPTDMVMEMNMVSAMTSISDKWMIMFMVPAVKNKMTMVSSNFDRAPMSSAGIGDVSFSTAYRLIKTEHQNLFTGMGLSLPTGSIDERDNMPMMGKQKVPYNMQPGTGTYSLLPQLSYNGNYKRISWGAQSQATLRIGKNDNNYRFGNRYEVSGWVSFLVHESTSFSVRVAKQRWLNLQGLDATLDPKMDPQNDPYRQGGMRSDLLIGINFLVTSGILQGARFGFEYGKPFHQNLNGPQLGTRELINVFASFTF, encoded by the coding sequence ATGAACAACATGAAACTTAAAATTATAACCATCTTACTTATTTTAACCACTCCTCTATTTTCAAAAGAGGTAAAACTTGAGAATGCTTATATCAAATATACAACATCACGAACTTCCTTAGTTTATTTGACTCTAAACAATACTTCCGATACAGAAAAAACACTCATCGAAGCAAAATCAAACATAGCAGACCGAGTAGAGTTATTCACAATGAAACCAACGGAATCAGGAATGAAAATGATTCCAGTTTCTGAAATCACCATTCCCAAAAAGAGCTCCGTTCCTCTCACTCCGAAGGGTTATCATATCATGCTCTTTGGAATCAAATCTCCTCTCAATCTAAAAGAATCCATTCCCTTTCGTTTTCTATTTTCCGATGGGTCGGAGGTTCAAATCAATATTCCTGTGGAATCAAATCCACCTAACAAAGATATTCATTCAAATACGTCTGGTAACTCATCCAAAAAAGAGGAACCATCTCCTTTGAACGGTTCTAGCGAAACGGATATGTCTACTTATGATCCAAATGATTCACCTAACGAAGACCATTCGAATCATGACCATTCAGGTCATACGGGACATGAACAACACAACCGAGCTGACGCCTTAGCTCCTGCAGGAGTCATGAACCCACATATCCATGAAAAGGGAAAGTGGATGATTGATTACCGTTATATGGGAATGAAGATGTGGGGTTTGCAGTCAGGAACCAGTGGTTTATCAGATCTTGGAACCTTATATTTTCCTTTTACAGACCCAACGGTGCAAATGCCAACAGGAAGTTTGATAACAAGTTCTCCCTTAGGAACTACCATTCCCGTGATTTCGCCTAACAAGTACAATTACATGTCTGTTCCGACAGATATGGTGATGGAAATGAATATGGTAAGTGCAATGACTTCCATTTCCGATAAGTGGATGATTATGTTTATGGTTCCTGCAGTAAAAAACAAAATGACTATGGTATCCAGTAATTTTGATCGAGCACCAATGAGTTCTGCAGGAATCGGGGACGTAAGTTTTAGTACAGCTTACCGATTGATTAAAACAGAACATCAGAATCTTTTTACAGGGATGGGCCTTTCGCTTCCTACAGGTTCGATCGATGAAAGGGACAATATGCCCATGATGGGAAAACAAAAAGTGCCATATAATATGCAACCAGGAACAGGCACCTACAGTTTGTTACCACAACTATCGTATAACGGGAATTATAAAAGAATTTCCTGGGGTGCCCAATCACAAGCCACCTTACGTATAGGAAAAAATGACAACAATTATCGATTTGGAAATAGATACGAAGTTTCTGGATGGGTTTCTTTTCTTGTGCACGAATCCACGTCTTTTTCTGTTCGCGTAGCCAAACAAAGGTGGCTCAACTTACAAGGATTAGATGCCACACTAGACCCCAAAATGGACCCACAAAACGATCCCTACCGCCAAGGAGGAATGCGTAGCGACCTACTCATCGGCATCAACTTTCTTGTCACAAGCGGAATTTTACAAGGAGCACGATTTGGATTTGAATATGGCAAACCCTTCCATCAAAATCTAAACGGACCACAACTGGGAACAAGAGAACTCATCAATGTATTTGCCTCTTTTACATTTTAA
- a CDS encoding ABC transporter permease subunit, translating into MKEILLFEIKENIRSRWVFIYSGLLVLVMMILSFFGDQNGIRLLVSTMNLTLIVIPLFSITFSGMSFLESMPFAEVLLSKSVSRNSLFFGKYFGITISLSLGLLFGLGIPGLILFMNDPKFLFLFFELLIFGIFLTAIFVAIAFLISSFIRRGEIVLTVSLLVWLYFFIFFDALVFIFSLYLGDYPIEIPSLIIILLNPIDLIRILLILQTSSSALLGFSGALLLKQLGLLGVLGITVLFLSLWVSIPLMISFKRFQKRNF; encoded by the coding sequence ATGAAAGAAATTCTACTTTTTGAAATTAAAGAAAATATTCGAAGCCGTTGGGTATTTATCTACTCGGGTCTTCTTGTCCTCGTGATGATGATCTTAAGTTTTTTTGGCGATCAAAACGGAATCCGTTTGCTCGTTAGCACAATGAATCTCACTCTTATCGTGATTCCCCTGTTTTCGATTACATTTTCTGGAATGTCGTTTTTAGAATCTATGCCCTTTGCCGAAGTATTACTTTCTAAATCTGTCAGTCGCAATTCATTATTTTTTGGGAAGTATTTTGGAATCACCATCTCACTCTCCCTTGGTTTACTCTTTGGACTCGGAATCCCGGGACTCATCCTTTTTATGAACGATCCGAAGTTTCTATTTTTATTTTTTGAACTATTGATTTTTGGAATCTTTTTAACTGCTATTTTTGTTGCGATTGCGTTTTTGATTTCTTCTTTTATCCGAAGAGGAGAAATTGTTTTAACTGTCTCTCTTTTGGTTTGGTTGTATTTTTTTATCTTCTTTGATGCATTAGTTTTTATCTTTAGTTTATACTTGGGTGATTATCCCATTGAAATCCCGTCTCTTATCATCATCCTACTCAATCCCATTGATTTAATTAGAATTCTTCTGATTCTACAAACAAGCTCCTCCGCTTTACTTGGTTTTTCAGGAGCTTTGTTATTAAAACAATTAGGCCTCTTGGGTGTATTAGGAATCACTGTTTTGTTTTTATCTTTATGGGTAAGTATTCCTCTTATGATTTCTTTTAAACGATTCCAAAAAAGAAATTTCTAA
- a CDS encoding ABC transporter ATP-binding protein produces the protein MIEVKNLTISYGGNSVAVRDVNFQTESGNIVSIIGPNGSGKSSLIKGILGLVQPRSGQILFRSKNEEPHSIGYMPQTPRFPTNIKVRELISFFKKLEPVEEVRFQNLLSILELDNHMDKKIGSLSGGTKQKISILQCFSSKKDLYVIDEPTASLDPYISHLLKSLLVEKKKEGSLVIFSTHILAELQELADRFLLLSEGSILIDDSPENFLRKNNKTDLDQALMNFWNEEYKTKP, from the coding sequence ATGATAGAAGTAAAAAATCTTACCATCAGTTACGGTGGTAACTCTGTTGCCGTAAGAGATGTAAACTTTCAAACAGAATCAGGGAACATTGTATCCATCATTGGTCCCAATGGATCAGGAAAAAGTTCTCTCATCAAAGGAATCCTTGGACTCGTTCAACCCAGGTCGGGACAAATTCTATTTCGAAGTAAAAATGAGGAACCACATTCTATCGGTTATATGCCGCAAACTCCCCGTTTTCCAACAAACATCAAAGTGAGAGAACTGATTTCTTTTTTTAAAAAACTAGAACCCGTGGAAGAAGTTAGATTTCAAAACTTATTATCTATTTTAGAGTTAGACAACCACATGGATAAAAAAATTGGATCTCTCTCTGGAGGCACCAAACAAAAAATCAGTATCCTACAATGTTTTTCTTCCAAAAAAGATTTGTATGTGATAGATGAACCCACTGCTAGTTTAGATCCTTACATCTCGCATCTACTAAAGTCTCTTTTAGTCGAAAAGAAAAAAGAAGGCTCTCTTGTGATCTTTTCCACGCATATACTCGCAGAATTACAAGAGTTAGCTGATCGTTTTTTGCTTTTATCAGAAGGATCCATTCTAATCGATGATTCTCCAGAAAATTTCCTCCGAAAAAATAACAAAACTGATCTGGATCAAGCTTTGATGAACTTCTGGAATGAGGAATACAAAACAAAACCATGA